TATTAGGCATCAATCCCAAAGCCCGTTGTATCGAAGTGAAAGAAGCATGTTATGGGGGGACCTTTGCCCTACAAACTGCCGTCAACCATATCACTAAACGCCCTCAAGCCAAGGCCCTGGTTCTCACTAGTGATATTGCCCGCTACGGCTTAAACACTGCAGGGGAAGCCACCCAAGGCTCTGGGGCAGTGGCCTTATTAATTACTGCCAATCCCCGGATCCTTAGTGTCAATGACGATGCTACCTATTATACCATTGATGTCATGGATTTCTGGCGGCCTAATTACTCGCGCTTGGCCCATGTGGATGGACATTATTCCAATGACCAATACCTTAATGCCCTAGACCAAGTTTGGGCTGACCACCAGGCACTTTCCGGCCACCAGCTGGATGACTTTGCTGCTTTCTGCTTCCACCTTCCTTACACCAAATTAGGCTTAAAAGGTTTAAAACACCTCACCCAAAAGGCTAAGGATGAACCACTAGGGGAGTGGGAGGAATCCTTTGAAGCCAGTCGGGCCTATAATCGTCGGGTAGGGAATATTTACACAGGATCCCTGTACCTCAGTTTGATTAGTTTATTGGAAAACGATACTTCTTTACAAGCAGGCGACCTCATTGGCCTGTATAGTTACGGTTCGGGAGCGATGGCCGAATTCTTCTCCATGAACCTAGAAGCTAATTACCAAGACTACTTGGAAGGAGATAAACACCGCCAACAATTTGCTGAGCGGCAAAAGCTTTCCATTCCTGAATATGAAGCCCTCTTTCAAGAAGACCTCCTTAGTGACGGTAGTCAGCAAAGCATTCCAGCCCACGAGGACCAGGACGACTACCGTCTACTCGGCCTCAAAGACCATAAACGCATTTACGGTAAATAAGGGAGAATGCGACAAGCGCATCAGGAGGCAAGATCGCTAGGCATACTATATCTGTCACTCGCTGACGATTCGAACAACTGTAGCAACTGGAAGAAAAAGGCGTCAAAATTCTCAAAGAGAATTTGACGCTTTTTTCTGAAGCGGATGTTCGTTCTGTGACTGGAACACGTTTGAAGAGAGTGTGACAGTCACGTCAAAGGACGAAACCGCTGGAGAAAACTGTCATAAGCACAGGAAACTGTGTGTCGGCAGTTTTTGAAGCGGACGTTCGTCCTGTGACTGGAACACGTTTTGATTATAGAGTTCGTATTTGAAAAAGGGCCTGGGTGTTTTGTCCCAGGCCCTTTTCTAATGGAAAAATTACTCTTGATTAAAGTGATTGACGGAGGCCATCTAAGATCGCCTTGGCGTTTTGCCGGTCCATGTGCTTTGCCTTTTGTAAGGCTTGACTGACTTGGTCCACTTCATCGCCCTGGGCGCCCACAGCGATGGCCAAGGACCGGGCTTGAAGTGACATGTGCCCCGCTTGGATACCCTCAATGACCAAAGCCCTCAATGCGGCTAGGTTTTGAGCTAGGCCGAGGGCAGCGACAATCTTCATTAAGTCGTTAGCACTGGGCTGGTCGAGTAAGTGGTGGACGAGTTTAGCGGCAGGGTGAATTTTGATTGATCCACCGACACTTCCTAAGGGAAGGGGGAGGGTGATCTCTCCAGCTAATAGGCCTTGGTCTTCAAGGTAGTCCCATTTGGCCAGGCCCCGGTATTGTCCGGATTGGCTAGCATAGGCGTGACAGGCTGCCTCCACCGCCCGCCAGTCGTTACCGCTAGCGAGGACCAGAGCATCAACCCCATTCATAATCCCTTTATTGTGGGTTGTGGCCCGATAAGGATCGACTTGGGCCAGTTGGCTGGCTTGACTAATCCGCTTAGCCACTACTTTGGGATCTTGACCAGGCTTAGCCAGAGCTTCAATAGGGATTTGACAAGTCGCTTTAGCCAGACATTGGGTAGCTAAGTTGCTTAAAATGGCCATTAATTTTTCTAGACGGGGTAGTGACTCATCCTTTTGACTAAGTGCTTCAATGTGACTGGCTAAGGCTTCCAGCATGGTATTCATCATATTGGCGCCCATGGCTTCTTGGGTGTCTACCGTCATATAGACCACAAAAAAAGGCTCGCTTTCACTGGGATAGTAGGCCGTTTCTAATTGGCGTACCCCACCGCCCCGTCGGCTGAGGCTGGGATGGGCCTGGTTGGCGACCTGGATGAGTTCTTCTTGGTGGTCTTTGATGTAAGTTGTCCAGATGTCAGCTTGACTGGCTTGGTCTAAGCCTAAGAAGACCATTTGCCCAGTCATTTGTCGGTCTAGGACCTCACTATGGAAGCCACCACCTGCCTTAGCCATTTTAGCGGCGTAACTAGCTGCTGCAATGACACTCGGTTCTTCGATCGCCATGGGGATCAAGTAGTCTTTTTGATTGATGACAAAGTTCATTGCCAGTCCTAGGGGGAGGGAGTAGGTTCCGATGAGATTCTCAACCATGTTATCAGCCAGGTCTAAGGCTAGGCCCTGGTTATTTTTGAGATAATCTTTTTCTGCATCACTAATATAGTGGAGCTCATTTAAGCGGGCCAGACGTTCCTCTAAGGGGAGACGGTAGAAGCCCTGTAAATTCACTTGAGTCATGATAACCTCCTAATTGCTTTGTTTATCAGTGAGGGGGAATTTTCGTACTTTTCCATAAAAAAAGAAGTTGGCGATTGCTTCCAACTTCTAGTTTATGGGTCATTGCTTTATTAATCAATAGCCGGTCACTATTAATGATCGATACAATAGATATTATCATCGACCATTTGATCGTCAGTTAAGAGGACAAAAACTTGCCGGAATTCATCAAAATCGATCCGGTTATCATTGCCTAACATGCTGAGAGCTTGTGTTGTGACATGGATTTGACCAATATGGGTTTCAAGGACCTCATCAAAGCTTTCAAAACTCGGTGCATTGGTCTGTAAGACTAGACTACGATAGGCTCTGTGGCTGGTATGACCGGTTTCATCGGAAGTGGTTAGGCAAATATTATGGAAACGATCTAAGCTTTGTAACTGTTGTATGGCTTTCTGGGTGAAAAATAACTTCATGGCATATCCTCCTCACAACAACTCTTATAAGGATGATTATATCAGAATTTGTGAGCAGTTTAGTTGGAAAAGCCTAAAAATAATTTTTAAAACGTTTTCATACCTTCACCAGCCGCTACTGAGAAAGCGGAGGCAGTCGGGGAGATGTTTGGCCCAGTAAAATTCATTATGCTCTTCATCCACATAGATGTTGAAGTCAATATTTTCTACCGGGATACCTCCTGCTATCAGCAAGGCCTGGTAGTGGAGGGAAGCATCGATATAGGCTTGGGCCATATTGCCTGGGAGAAAGAGACGGTCAGTATCGTCGCCTTCTTTGGTGCCGACTTGGAGGTAGATTTTTTGCTCGGGGTCTAAGCTTTGCGACTTGAGATAGCGGTCAAAGGGTTCTTGGGCTATCCATTGGGCTAGGGAAAAAATCCCCAAGCGGCCAATCTGATCGGCATACTTAATTCCCATATAGGCGGTAATATTGGCCCCAAAAGAAGACCCGATCATGGCGGTATGTTTTTTATCGGTTTTAGTTCGATAGGTCTGGTCGATAAAGGGTTTAACCACTTTCATAATGAAGTCACTAAAATCATTGCCTAAGCCGCCCAAGGGCCTTGCCTTAGGGTCACTAGGGTTTTCGAAGCTCCAAGCATTATAATCATCCGCCCGAGTCTGAGGGTCATTGTCGATTCCGACCACAATCATCTTGGCTAAATCGGGATTACGCTTGAGGGTGGGAATGACCTTCCAGGAATAACCTAGGAAGGATTCCTTACTATAAAAAACATTTTGTCCGTCATGCATGTAAACGACTGGGTAGGACGCGGATTCCTGCTGGTAATTTTTAGGGAGTAGGACTCGCACCCGCCGCTTCTTGCCAGAATAGGGCAAGCTTAAGTAGTGGGTTTTCATTTTTAGATAATAATAATCGGCATTGAACATGATTTACCTCCGCTTAATGTGCTATTAGCATACTTGACCCGGGGGGATTAAGCAAGCGCAATCCCCCTGACGATGCTCAAGGTTAAGAAATAATTGCAGACTTCACAATATTTCGCTACAATGATGAGTAGAATAAAGGATAAGGGGGAGATGCCTTGGCAACAGAAGTCGAGCTTCTCAACGAAGCAGAAATGAAGCGCGCCTTAACGCGAATGAGTTATGAGATTTTGGAACGCAACCATGGTACCGCTAATTTAGCCATCGTGGGGATTAAAACCCGGGGAGCTATTATTGCTAACCGGATTAAGGACCGCATCAACCAGTTAGAAGAGGCTGATGTCTTTTATGGGGAATTAGACGTCCGCGCCTATCGTGATGACCTCGACCAGGAAAAGGATAAGCTGATCAAAGACTTATCCCAGCTGGACTTTGATGTGAATGGTAAACATATCTTTATCTGTGATGATGTGCTCATGACCGGTCGGACCATTCGGGCGACCATGGATGCCTTGATGGATCATGGGCGTCCAAGCAAGATCTCTTTAGTGACGCTCATTGACCGGGGCCACCGGGAATTACCGATTCGAGCGGATATTGTTGGTAAAAATATTCCCACTTCCCGGCAAGAAAAAATTCGGGTCAAGATGCGGGAACTCGACAGTAAGGATGCAGTATATATAATTAAATAGTTGGTACTAGGGGAGCCTTTATGGCTGAGATGTAATTTACAGACCCTTTGAACTTGAGACTAGGTAATACTAGCGGAAGAAAGTGCACGATAAACAGGTAAGAGGCATTTTCTCTTACCTGTTTTTGTGCTAAGAAAGGATTTAATTATTATGGGACAAAGTAAACAAGTAAGGATTTTATTGGAAATTGCTATGGTAGCGGTATTAGCTTATTTATTAGGACTTTTGCCGACAACCAATGGAGTTGGTATTGGGGTGAACTTAGGAGTTATTCCCATTTATTTGATCTCCTTAAGACGGGGGATAAAGAGCGGTTTTGCTGCCGGCTTTCTGTTTGGGCTCTTGCAATTAATCACCGGTCAAGCCACGATTCTAACTCCCTTCCAAGTCTTCCTTGAATACTTCTTCGCCTTTATGTTGGCAGGTTTAACTGGAGTTTTTGCTAATCGCGTGAAGAGTGCAGCCTTAAAAGGGGATAAAAAAGGCCTATGGGTCGGTATCTTTTCAGCGACCTTTATTGGGATGGTTGCCCAATACTTTATTCATTGGTTCGCTGGCTATGCCTTTTGGTCTTCCTATGCGCCAGAAGGAATGAATG
This genomic stretch from Aerococcus mictus harbors:
- a CDS encoding hydroxymethylglutaryl-CoA synthase gives rise to the protein MKIGIDKYNFYIPKQYIEMRDLAEARQTDPNKYLLGLGQDQQAFAPLSQDTVSMAANAAAGILTDQDKEAIDLVILATESGIDQSKAGAIYIHHLLGINPKARCIEVKEACYGGTFALQTAVNHITKRPQAKALVLTSDIARYGLNTAGEATQGSGAVALLITANPRILSVNDDATYYTIDVMDFWRPNYSRLAHVDGHYSNDQYLNALDQVWADHQALSGHQLDDFAAFCFHLPYTKLGLKGLKHLTQKAKDEPLGEWEESFEASRAYNRRVGNIYTGSLYLSLISLLENDTSLQAGDLIGLYSYGSGAMAEFFSMNLEANYQDYLEGDKHRQQFAERQKLSIPEYEALFQEDLLSDGSQQSIPAHEDQDDYRLLGLKDHKRIYGK
- a CDS encoding hydroxymethylglutaryl-CoA reductase, degradative, whose product is MMTQVNLQGFYRLPLEERLARLNELHYISDAEKDYLKNNQGLALDLADNMVENLIGTYSLPLGLAMNFVINQKDYLIPMAIEEPSVIAAASYAAKMAKAGGGFHSEVLDRQMTGQMVFLGLDQASQADIWTTYIKDHQEELIQVANQAHPSLSRRGGGVRQLETAYYPSESEPFFVVYMTVDTQEAMGANMMNTMLEALASHIEALSQKDESLPRLEKLMAILSNLATQCLAKATCQIPIEALAKPGQDPKVVAKRISQASQLAQVDPYRATTHNKGIMNGVDALVLASGNDWRAVEAACHAYASQSGQYRGLAKWDYLEDQGLLAGEITLPLPLGSVGGSIKIHPAAKLVHHLLDQPSANDLMKIVAALGLAQNLAALRALVIEGIQAGHMSLQARSLAIAVGAQGDEVDQVSQALQKAKHMDRQNAKAILDGLRQSL
- a CDS encoding iron-sulfur cluster biosynthesis family protein — translated: MKLFFTQKAIQQLQSLDRFHNICLTTSDETGHTSHRAYRSLVLQTNAPSFESFDEVLETHIGQIHVTTQALSMLGNDNRIDFDEFRQVFVLLTDDQMVDDNIYCIDH
- a CDS encoding alpha/beta hydrolase yields the protein MFNADYYYLKMKTHYLSLPYSGKKRRVRVLLPKNYQQESASYPVVYMHDGQNVFYSKESFLGYSWKVIPTLKRNPDLAKMIVVGIDNDPQTRADDYNAWSFENPSDPKARPLGGLGNDFSDFIMKVVKPFIDQTYRTKTDKKHTAMIGSSFGANITAYMGIKYADQIGRLGIFSLAQWIAQEPFDRYLKSQSLDPEQKIYLQVGTKEGDDTDRLFLPGNMAQAYIDASLHYQALLIAGGIPVENIDFNIYVDEEHNEFYWAKHLPDCLRFLSSGW
- the pyrR gene encoding bifunctional pyr operon transcriptional regulator/uracil phosphoribosyltransferase PyrR; amino-acid sequence: MATEVELLNEAEMKRALTRMSYEILERNHGTANLAIVGIKTRGAIIANRIKDRINQLEEADVFYGELDVRAYRDDLDQEKDKLIKDLSQLDFDVNGKHIFICDDVLMTGRTIRATMDALMDHGRPSKISLVTLIDRGHRELPIRADIVGKNIPTSRQEKIRVKMRELDSKDAVYIIK
- the thiT gene encoding energy-coupled thiamine transporter ThiT — its product is MGQSKQVRILLEIAMVAVLAYLLGLLPTTNGVGIGVNLGVIPIYLISLRRGIKSGFAAGFLFGLLQLITGQATILTPFQVFLEYFFAFMLAGLTGVFANRVKSAALKGDKKGLWVGIFSATFIGMVAQYFIHWFAGYAFWSSYAPEGMNAWWYTTIVNVPTGFFTWLVGALVVALLFNNAPRLLNPED